A genomic region of Bosea sp. 124 contains the following coding sequences:
- a CDS encoding ABC transporter substrate-binding protein: MTSSKTRQPNRRNLLQLAGGVAAGAMFGPALIGRASAATQITVADPGGPFGPAFRKAFYDPFEKATGNKVVNVAREAEPTAQFKAMVETKSYTWDVCTLTLSARDILAGQGLLDPIGFSHADVPKLMPEAISPLYMGTDVYSTVFAYRTDRVKTAPASWADFFNVEKFPGRRALRKNPIDTIEQALLADGVPLDKLYPLDVDRAFKVLDKIKPHVAVWWTGGAQSTQLLQSGEVDMLPGWNARLQAAIDGGTPAKIVWNQGLYSIEGWGLPKGGPKADVARQFVRFCSDPKAQAVFTEILAYGPTNLDAYQTIPAERAKVLPTSPENLKQMAIADEAWWSANRAKVSERFNAWLLT; the protein is encoded by the coding sequence ATGACCAGCAGCAAGACGAGACAGCCTAACCGGCGCAACCTTCTGCAACTGGCCGGCGGCGTGGCCGCCGGCGCGATGTTCGGGCCAGCCCTGATCGGGCGCGCCAGCGCCGCGACGCAGATCACCGTCGCCGATCCCGGTGGCCCCTTCGGCCCGGCCTTCCGCAAGGCCTTCTACGACCCCTTCGAGAAGGCGACCGGCAACAAGGTCGTCAATGTCGCGCGCGAGGCCGAGCCGACCGCTCAGTTCAAGGCGATGGTCGAGACCAAATCCTACACCTGGGACGTCTGCACGCTGACGCTGTCGGCGCGCGACATCCTCGCGGGGCAGGGCCTGCTCGATCCGATCGGCTTCAGCCATGCCGATGTGCCCAAGCTGATGCCGGAGGCGATCTCGCCGCTTTATATGGGCACCGACGTCTATTCGACTGTTTTCGCCTACCGCACCGACCGCGTGAAGACCGCGCCCGCGAGCTGGGCCGATTTCTTCAACGTCGAGAAGTTCCCGGGCCGCCGCGCCCTGCGCAAGAACCCGATCGACACCATCGAGCAGGCGCTGCTCGCCGACGGCGTGCCGCTCGACAAGCTCTACCCGCTCGATGTCGACCGCGCCTTCAAGGTCCTCGACAAGATCAAGCCGCATGTCGCGGTCTGGTGGACCGGCGGCGCGCAGTCGACGCAGCTTCTCCAGAGCGGCGAGGTCGACATGCTGCCGGGCTGGAACGCCCGCCTGCAGGCGGCGATCGACGGCGGCACGCCTGCGAAGATCGTCTGGAACCAGGGCCTCTACTCGATCGAGGGCTGGGGTCTGCCCAAGGGCGGGCCGAAGGCCGATGTTGCGCGTCAGTTCGTGCGCTTCTGCTCCGATCCGAAGGCCCAGGCCGTCTTCACCGAGATCCTGGCCTATGGCCCGACCAATCTCGATGCCTACCAGACGATTCCCGCCGAGCGCGCCAAGGTGTTGCCGACCTCTCCGGAGAACCTGAAGCAGATGGCGATCGCGGATGAAGCCTGGTGGAG
- a CDS encoding enoyl-CoA hydratase/isomerase family protein, whose translation MKEFILSEVRGPVGILTLNRPDKLNAWNAPMRARLVEALEELEANEAVRAIVLTGAGDRAFGAGQDLNETKTFDPDRAELWMGEWERLYDLIRSLSKPIVAALNGVAAGSAFQVALLCDLRVGHDGVTMGQPEINSGIASVTGPWIMREMIGIARTIDLTLTGRMMDAEECFRIGLINRIVAKDKVMEATLALATELAGKPPVAMRLNKARFREVTEASFRECLAAGIRNQREAYATGEPARMMEEFLAKRAARKTA comes from the coding sequence ATGAAGGAATTTATCCTCAGCGAGGTTCGCGGTCCCGTCGGGATCCTGACCCTGAACCGTCCCGACAAGCTCAACGCCTGGAACGCGCCGATGCGCGCGCGCCTCGTCGAAGCTCTGGAAGAGCTGGAGGCCAACGAGGCGGTGCGCGCCATCGTCCTGACCGGGGCAGGGGACCGCGCCTTCGGGGCCGGGCAGGACCTGAACGAGACCAAGACCTTCGATCCCGATCGTGCCGAGCTCTGGATGGGCGAATGGGAGCGTCTCTACGATTTGATCCGCTCGCTCTCGAAGCCGATCGTCGCGGCGCTGAACGGCGTCGCCGCCGGCTCCGCCTTCCAGGTCGCGCTGCTCTGCGATCTGCGCGTCGGCCATGACGGCGTCACCATGGGCCAGCCCGAGATCAATTCCGGCATCGCCTCGGTGACCGGCCCCTGGATCATGCGCGAGATGATCGGCATCGCCCGCACCATCGACCTGACCCTGACCGGGCGGATGATGGATGCCGAGGAATGCTTCCGTATCGGCCTGATCAACCGGATCGTGGCGAAGGACAAGGTGATGGAGGCGACGCTGGCGCTCGCCACCGAGCTCGCTGGAAAGCCGCCCGTCGCGATGCGGCTCAACAAGGCCCGCTTCCGCGAAGTCACCGAGGCGAGCTTCCGCGAGTGCCTGGCCGCCGGCATCCGCAACCAGCGCGAGGCCTACGCCACCGGCGAGCCGGCCCGCATGATGGAGGAATTCCTCGCCAAGCGTGCCGCCCGAAAGACGGCATAG
- a CDS encoding IclR family transcriptional regulator C-terminal domain-containing protein codes for MSMPETRQPSRASASPESERPARGKTEALMVNSVEKAFRVLYAFGRQHQTLNLSQVASETGMDLSAAQRFTYTLTRLGYLHKDAETKRFELTAKTLDLGYHFIRGSRLIDRAMPYLMHLSKETEETVNLTVREGPEIIFVSRFLSRHVLNTDVIIGTRMPAYCTAPGIAMLSRLPEDEAMAVIDASDLKAHTPSTTWQREALREKIRRAAAQGYATAFEEVYLGDASIAAPILDHRGRPEAAVNIAVSCSRYSREEVVARFSALIIATAHAISRV; via the coding sequence ATGTCCATGCCCGAAACGAGGCAGCCGAGCCGCGCCAGCGCGAGCCCCGAAAGTGAACGGCCGGCGCGTGGCAAGACCGAGGCGCTGATGGTCAATTCGGTCGAGAAGGCCTTCCGGGTGCTCTACGCCTTCGGACGCCAGCACCAGACGCTCAATCTCTCGCAGGTCGCTTCCGAGACGGGCATGGATCTCAGCGCGGCGCAGCGCTTCACGTACACGCTGACCCGGCTCGGCTATCTGCACAAGGACGCCGAGACCAAGCGCTTCGAACTGACGGCGAAGACCCTCGACCTCGGCTACCACTTCATCCGCGGCAGCCGGCTGATCGACCGGGCGATGCCCTATCTGATGCATCTCAGCAAGGAGACAGAGGAGACGGTCAACCTGACCGTGCGCGAGGGCCCGGAGATCATCTTCGTCTCGCGCTTCCTCAGCCGGCACGTGCTCAATACCGACGTCATCATCGGCACGCGGATGCCGGCCTATTGCACGGCGCCCGGCATCGCCATGCTGTCGCGCCTGCCGGAGGACGAGGCGATGGCGGTGATCGACGCCTCCGACCTCAAGGCCCATACGCCGTCGACAACCTGGCAGCGCGAGGCGCTGCGCGAAAAAATCCGGCGTGCCGCCGCGCAGGGCTACGCCACCGCCTTCGAGGAGGTCTATCTCGGCGATGCCTCGATCGCGGCACCGATTCTCGACCATCGCGGACGGCCCGAGGCGGCCGTCAACATCGCGGTGTCCTGCTCGCGCTACAGCCGCGAGGAGGTCGTCGCACGCTTCTCCGCGCTGATCATCGCCACCGCGCACGCCATCTCTCGGGTCTGA
- a CDS encoding (2Fe-2S)-binding protein: MNRSGAQFKRVAERAGPPVAFSFEGMPFVATTGDSVLAALLSHGLLLRRHEFGDEPRAGFCLMGACQDCWVWSGHGGRLRACTTPVAEGMTLFSEPPAPIPSHV; the protein is encoded by the coding sequence ATGAACCGCTCCGGTGCCCAGTTCAAGCGCGTGGCGGAGCGGGCCGGACCGCCGGTCGCGTTCAGCTTCGAGGGAATGCCGTTCGTGGCGACGACCGGCGACAGCGTCCTCGCCGCGCTGCTGAGCCACGGCCTGCTGCTGCGCCGGCATGAATTCGGGGATGAGCCGCGCGCCGGCTTCTGCCTGATGGGCGCCTGCCAGGATTGCTGGGTCTGGAGCGGGCATGGCGGCCGGCTGCGGGCCTGCACCACGCCGGTTGCCGAGGGCATGACCCTCTTCAGCGAGCCGCCCGCCCCGATTCCGTCGCATGTCTAG
- a CDS encoding NAD(P)/FAD-dependent oxidoreductase produces MSSQTPASIVIVGAGPAGIAAAEVLCARGHRPILIDEGHRAGGQGYRQPSAGLALDMRKLMGSEAGKYEALHARFARLEKLVDYRPRTLVWAIDATRLHLVGDGRTDVVEADRLLLATGAMDRVAPMPGWTLPGVFTLGGAQVALKDQGCLIGHRVAFLGSSPLLLLAAKQYREMGGEVVVIADTTPLRAKAAAFPAMMRSPRTLLRGLAYMASAMRAGTPLLHGATPLAIEGDGHVEALLIRDADGRERRFACDAVALGYGLKPETQLADLAGATFAYDADFRLFLPKTDGFGRSRPGLYLAGDGATIGGADAAEASGALAAHAILSDLGAPQDIGAVRPLARRVARLRGFQRGLASAFAWPVAQIRSQADDTILCRCETVTFGAVRSAMAQALGPVEVNRVKAMTRCGMGRCQGRVCGPALQEIVAGAAGLEGAAAGRLRGQAPVKPIMLAAAGDAAP; encoded by the coding sequence ATGTCTAGCCAGACCCCGGCCAGCATCGTCATCGTCGGCGCAGGGCCCGCCGGCATCGCCGCCGCCGAGGTGCTGTGTGCCCGCGGCCATCGCCCGATCCTGATCGACGAAGGGCATCGGGCCGGTGGCCAGGGCTATCGGCAGCCCTCCGCGGGGCTGGCGCTCGACATGCGCAAACTGATGGGCAGCGAGGCCGGAAAATACGAGGCCCTGCATGCGCGCTTCGCCCGGCTCGAAAAGCTCGTCGACTACCGCCCCCGCACGCTGGTCTGGGCGATCGACGCAACGAGGCTGCATCTCGTCGGCGATGGCCGGACCGATGTCGTCGAGGCCGACCGGCTGCTGCTGGCGACGGGCGCCATGGACCGTGTCGCGCCGATGCCGGGCTGGACGCTGCCCGGCGTCTTCACACTCGGCGGCGCGCAGGTCGCGCTCAAGGATCAGGGCTGCCTGATCGGCCATCGCGTCGCCTTCCTCGGCTCCTCGCCCTTGCTGCTGCTTGCCGCCAAGCAATACCGCGAGATGGGCGGCGAGGTCGTCGTGATCGCAGATACCACGCCGCTTCGCGCCAAGGCCGCGGCCTTCCCGGCGATGATGCGTTCGCCGCGCACGCTGCTGCGCGGCCTCGCCTATATGGCCAGTGCGATGCGGGCAGGCACGCCGCTTTTGCATGGCGCGACGCCGCTCGCGATCGAGGGCGACGGACATGTCGAGGCGCTGCTGATCCGCGATGCCGATGGCCGCGAGCGGCGCTTCGCCTGCGACGCGGTGGCGCTGGGATATGGGCTCAAGCCCGAGACCCAGCTTGCCGACCTCGCCGGTGCCACCTTCGCCTATGACGCGGATTTCCGGCTCTTCCTGCCGAAGACGGACGGTTTCGGCCGCAGCCGGCCGGGACTCTATCTGGCCGGCGACGGCGCCACCATCGGTGGCGCGGATGCAGCCGAAGCCAGCGGCGCGCTGGCAGCACATGCGATCCTGTCCGATCTCGGCGCGCCGCAGGACATCGGCGCCGTCCGGCCGCTGGCGCGCCGGGTCGCACGCCTGCGCGGTTTCCAGCGCGGGCTCGCCAGTGCCTTCGCCTGGCCGGTCGCGCAGATCCGGTCGCAAGCGGACGACACCATCCTGTGCCGCTGCGAGACCGTGACGTTCGGCGCGGTGCGCAGCGCGATGGCGCAGGCGCTCGGCCCCGTCGAGGTCAACCGCGTCAAGGCGATGACCCGCTGCGGCATGGGCCGTTGCCAGGGCCGGGTCTGCGGCCCGGCCCTGCAAGAGATCGTAGCCGGTGCAGCCGGGCTGGAGGGCGCGGCGGCAGGGCGCCTGCGCGGCCAGGCTCCGGTCAAGCCGATCATGCTTGCCGCCGCCGGGGATGCCGCGCCATGA
- a CDS encoding FAD-binding oxidoreductase produces MSPASADVAIIGGGLIGAWTAFFLAKRGQRVVMFEKGVVGAQSSGTNFGNLRLQGRFPAQYPLSLRSQTLWEEIGALIGEDCEFVQTGHLYCAFDEDEQTKLEGYAQVSESHGLAIERLGPSDLRRRWPWLSDKAVAATYSARDATANPRLVTPAVARAAQRLGVFIRENTRVTAVARQGEGFVVRTADGDELSCGALVNAAGAWAVEMAECFGETAPVFAAGPPQFVTEPLPFLIAPSLQTIDGSVIARQTERGNVILAGYPRTAADAVANRAPVPPGKTLAAMRALARVVPALAHGHVIRVWSGIEGYLPDMIPVIGPSLTTAGLFHGFGFCGHGFQIGPGVGVCLSEMIVDGASPTPLEAFSIGRFRSATTVSEKFRKEFD; encoded by the coding sequence ATGAGCCCGGCGAGCGCCGACGTCGCCATCATCGGCGGCGGTCTGATCGGAGCCTGGACCGCCTTCTTCCTGGCCAAGCGCGGACAGCGCGTTGTGATGTTCGAGAAGGGCGTGGTCGGCGCGCAGTCGAGCGGCACGAATTTCGGCAATCTCCGTCTGCAGGGCCGCTTTCCGGCCCAATATCCGCTGTCGCTGCGCTCGCAGACGCTATGGGAGGAGATCGGCGCGCTGATCGGCGAGGATTGCGAGTTCGTGCAAACGGGCCATCTCTACTGCGCCTTCGACGAAGACGAACAGACGAAGCTCGAAGGATACGCCCAAGTCTCGGAATCCCACGGCCTCGCCATCGAACGGCTGGGTCCGTCGGATCTGCGCCGGCGCTGGCCCTGGCTCAGCGACAAGGCCGTGGCCGCGACTTATTCGGCCCGCGACGCGACCGCCAATCCAAGGCTGGTGACGCCGGCCGTGGCACGCGCGGCGCAGCGCCTCGGCGTCTTCATCCGCGAGAATACGCGTGTCACGGCCGTGGCGCGACAGGGCGAGGGCTTCGTCGTCCGGACGGCCGACGGAGACGAGCTGAGCTGCGGCGCGCTCGTCAACGCGGCCGGCGCCTGGGCGGTCGAGATGGCGGAGTGCTTCGGCGAGACGGCTCCGGTCTTCGCGGCGGGGCCGCCGCAATTCGTCACCGAGCCCCTGCCCTTCCTGATCGCGCCCTCGCTCCAGACCATCGACGGCTCGGTCATCGCCCGGCAGACCGAGCGCGGCAACGTCATCCTCGCCGGATATCCGCGCACGGCGGCCGACGCCGTCGCGAACCGCGCGCCCGTGCCGCCGGGCAAGACGCTGGCGGCGATGCGTGCGCTGGCGCGGGTCGTGCCCGCCCTGGCGCATGGCCATGTCATCCGCGTCTGGTCTGGCATCGAAGGCTATTTGCCCGACATGATCCCGGTGATTGGCCCGAGCCTGACCACGGCCGGCCTGTTCCATGGCTTCGGCTTCTGCGGCCACGGCTTCCAGATCGGCCCCGGCGTCGGCGTATGCCTGAGCGAGATGATCGTCGATGGCGCGTCACCGACCCCGCTCGAAGCTTTCTCGATCGGCCGCTTCCGCTCGGCGACAACCGTCAGCGAGAAGTTCAGGAAGGAGTTCGACTGA
- a CDS encoding dihydrodipicolinate synthase family protein, which yields MTEPYKGILPIAPTIFHDNGDLDLEGNRRVMDLMVDQGVDGICILANFSEQFLLTDAEREQVMHLSLEQVAGRVAVIVTTSHFSTRIAAQRAKAAADAGAKMLMMMPPYHGALLKADEQGMIEHFKYIGDACGIPIILQDAPLSGVTMTVPFMVRLAKEVPLVRYFKIEVPGTANKLRALIETGGAAVAGPFDGEEAITLMADLDAGATGTMTSAMIPDLIKPILTAHAAGDRKTAAALYRDVLPIINYENRQCGLRSAKAVMKEGGVIKSEAVRHPLTPLHPKTREGLIELARELDPLALRWGK from the coding sequence ATGACCGAACCCTACAAGGGCATCCTGCCGATCGCTCCCACCATCTTCCACGACAATGGCGACCTCGATCTCGAGGGCAACAGGCGCGTCATGGACCTGATGGTCGACCAGGGCGTCGACGGCATCTGCATCCTCGCGAACTTCTCCGAGCAGTTCCTGCTGACCGACGCCGAGCGCGAGCAGGTGATGCATCTGTCGCTGGAGCAGGTCGCAGGCCGCGTGGCGGTGATCGTCACGACCTCGCATTTCTCGACCCGGATCGCGGCGCAGCGGGCCAAGGCCGCAGCAGATGCCGGCGCCAAGATGCTGATGATGATGCCGCCCTATCACGGCGCCCTGCTCAAGGCCGACGAGCAGGGCATGATTGAGCATTTCAAGTACATCGGCGATGCTTGCGGCATCCCCATCATCCTGCAGGATGCGCCTTTGTCCGGCGTGACGATGACCGTGCCCTTCATGGTGCGCCTCGCCAAGGAGGTGCCGCTCGTCCGCTATTTCAAGATCGAGGTTCCGGGCACGGCCAACAAGCTGCGCGCGCTGATCGAGACGGGCGGCGCGGCCGTGGCCGGCCCCTTTGACGGCGAGGAGGCGATCACCCTGATGGCCGATCTCGATGCCGGCGCCACCGGCACGATGACGAGCGCGATGATCCCCGACCTGATCAAGCCGATCCTGACCGCCCATGCCGCCGGCGACCGCAAGACGGCCGCCGCGCTCTATCGCGATGTGCTGCCGATCATCAACTACGAGAACCGCCAATGCGGGCTGCGCTCGGCCAAGGCGGTGATGAAGGAGGGTGGTGTGATCAAGTCGGAGGCCGTGCGCCATCCGCTGACGCCGCTGCATCCCAAGACCCGCGAAGGCCTGATCGAACTCGCGCGCGAACTCGATCCGCTGGCCCTACGCTGGGGCAAATAG
- a CDS encoding tripartite tricarboxylate transporter permease, producing MDNIANLMHGFSVALTTHHILLMMAGVLLGVLVGVLPGLGAPNGVSLLLPLTFSMDPVSAIILLTSLYWGALFGGSTTSILFNIPGEPSSVATTFDGHPMAKQGRATEALSFAFLSAGFGALAGVILITLLSGWVAKFALRFSSPEYFAVYFMTFASFIGLGGASPLKTIVSMGIGFTLASIGMDSVSGNVRLTYEFDVLLAGVSFLIAVIGLFGIGELLLTMEEGLKFEGVAAKVRIRDVVLTAAKLPRYWLALLRSSAIGIWMGITPGGPTAASFMSYAMAKRTSRNPAKFGKGEPEGVIAPETADHAAGSAAMLPMLALGIPGSATAAVMMGGLMIWGLNPGPTLFTDRPDFVWGLIASMYLGNVVAVVVVLATVPLFASILRIPFSIIGPVIVVICFIGAFTAASKEFDIWLALIFGLVGYVFKKLDYPIAPLVLAMVIGDKAEDAFRQSMIFSQGSLSIFWSNPLVSTLMAIGVALLVLPVIGRIAQYLRGRSAARTVI from the coding sequence ATGGATAACATCGCCAATCTGATGCACGGCTTTTCGGTCGCGCTGACCACGCATCACATCCTCCTGATGATGGCGGGCGTGCTGTTGGGAGTGCTCGTCGGCGTGCTGCCGGGGCTGGGAGCCCCCAACGGCGTTTCACTTTTGCTACCGCTGACTTTCAGCATGGACCCGGTTTCGGCCATCATCCTGCTGACCTCGCTCTACTGGGGGGCGCTCTTTGGCGGCTCGACGACCTCGATCCTGTTCAACATTCCCGGCGAGCCCTCATCGGTCGCGACGACCTTCGACGGCCACCCGATGGCGAAGCAGGGGCGCGCCACCGAGGCGCTCTCCTTCGCCTTCCTCTCGGCGGGTTTCGGCGCGCTGGCGGGAGTCATCCTGATCACGCTGCTTTCGGGCTGGGTCGCGAAATTCGCGCTGCGCTTCTCCTCACCTGAATATTTCGCGGTCTATTTCATGACCTTCGCCAGCTTCATCGGGCTTGGCGGCGCCTCGCCTCTGAAGACGATCGTCTCGATGGGCATCGGCTTCACCCTCGCCTCGATCGGCATGGACTCGGTCTCGGGCAATGTCCGCCTGACCTATGAGTTCGACGTGCTGCTCGCCGGCGTCTCGTTCCTGATCGCCGTGATCGGGTTGTTCGGCATCGGCGAATTGTTGCTGACGATGGAGGAGGGGCTCAAATTCGAGGGCGTCGCCGCCAAGGTTCGTATCCGCGACGTGGTGCTGACGGCGGCGAAGCTGCCGCGCTACTGGCTCGCCTTGCTGCGCTCCAGCGCGATCGGCATCTGGATGGGCATCACGCCGGGCGGGCCGACGGCGGCGTCCTTCATGAGCTACGCCATGGCCAAGCGCACCTCGCGTAACCCGGCCAAGTTCGGCAAGGGCGAGCCCGAGGGCGTGATCGCGCCCGAGACCGCCGACCATGCCGCGGGCTCCGCCGCAATGCTGCCGATGCTGGCGCTGGGCATCCCGGGCTCTGCGACCGCTGCGGTGATGATGGGCGGGCTGATGATCTGGGGCCTGAACCCCGGGCCGACGCTGTTCACCGACCGGCCGGACTTCGTCTGGGGCCTGATCGCCTCGATGTATCTCGGCAACGTCGTCGCGGTCGTGGTCGTGCTGGCGACGGTGCCGCTCTTCGCCTCGATCCTGCGGATTCCGTTCTCGATCATCGGGCCCGTGATCGTGGTGATCTGCTTCATCGGGGCGTTCACCGCCGCGAGCAAGGAGTTCGACATCTGGCTGGCGCTGATCTTCGGCCTCGTCGGCTACGTCTTCAAGAAGCTCGATTATCCGATCGCGCCGCTGGTGCTTGCCATGGTCATCGGCGACAAGGCCGAGGACGCCTTCCGCCAGTCGATGATCTTCAGCCAGGGCTCGCTTTCGATCTTCTGGTCGAACCCGCTGGTCTCGACACTGATGGCGATCGGCGTCGCGCTGCTGGTGCTGCCGGTGATCGGGCGCATCGCCCAGTACTTGCGCGGGCGCAGCGCAGCGCGCACCGTCATCTGA